Below is a genomic region from Medicago truncatula cultivar Jemalong A17 chromosome 3, MtrunA17r5.0-ANR, whole genome shotgun sequence.
TAATGTCAACGTTATCGTCTTATCCGGTGCCGGCAAACACTTCTGCTCCGGCATCGACCTTTCCCTATTAAAATCCACCGCCGATTCAAATTCCGTCCCCGGCGGTGAATCTCTCCGTCGACAGATCCTCGCGATGCAAGAGTCCATCACAGCCTTAGAACGATGCCGTAAGCCTGTGATTGCAAGCATACACGGAGCTTGCATAGGTGGTGGAATAGATATCATAACAGCTTGTGATATAAGGGTTTGTACAGAGGACGCGTTTTTCTCTGTCAAAGAAGTGGATTTAGCTTTAGCGGCTGATCTTGGAACACTTCAGAGGCTTCCCACTATTGTTGGTTTCGGTAACGCGATGGAGTTGGCTTTGACGGCGAGGAGATTCTCCGGCTTAGAGGCTAAGGAGTTAGGTCTTGTTTCTCGTGTTTTCCATTCCAAAAATGATCTTGATCAAGGAGTTAGGGTTATTGCTGAAGCAATTGCTACCAAGTCTCCAATTGCAGTTACTGGGACAAAAACCGTGTTGCTTAGAAGCAGGGACTTAACAGTGGATCAAGGATTGGATTTTGTTGCAACCTTGAATTCTGCTAGGCTGTTATCTGGTGACTTACCTGAAGCAGTTACGGCACATATGCAGAAACGGAAACCAGTTTTTTCAAAGCTCTAATTCCAACCGACCGGAATAGGATGATGTATTTGCTATTTTTGGTGTTATTATTGATCTTCTCTAAGACATACAAATAAGACAGACATTTGCTTGCTTCTTTTACTACTTGCTTGCATGCCAAGAAATAAAAATCATCAAGTACTGTTATTCATTCTTTGCTATTCTCATTACCTTATTTGTACTGTATAGTAAATTATTATATTCTATTATATGTGTTGATGTGATTCTTGTGCAACAAACGAAACTGCCTTTCCTTATGCTCTTATTATGACGAGTCcacaatttttttgtcatgttGCCTTTATCATATACATAGCTAGTATCGGGCTAAACATGATTTTCTTGCAGCCAAATGTGATTGCTCATGTTATGATCCAAAAACATCTGTAatcctttaaattttaatttaatcctAACTTGATTGTTATGGTTTCTCATGTCATGTCAAGTTTAACATATTGTGTGTCGTGTACCACATTAGTGTAATTGATCTACCCTAACGTAGTAAGTCTGCTAATCGATCGAGTATTGAGCTAATAAATTAGGACGTTGGGCAACCAAATTAATGGATAAGCCGCTAATCCTTTCACTAGGAAAGGAGAAAACATGACAAGATGGTTTCGGATGACCGACAGAGTGGTAAGGAGTTTGAATATGTGGCCCCATTACCCATATGGCCAAAGGCACAAGCCCCGTGAGGAGGCTCGTTCACTTTCTATACAAGGAGCCTGCCTTACCCTGTTTtggctctctctctctctctctctcaatctgTATTCACTATCACATTATACCAAGGCTGACTTTGGCTTCAGAGTGCCTTTTATATAATGTTGTAAAAGGACCATGTACatgattttattaataatattcaaCATTTTTGTCCAGCAACAGAATCTGTCGGTGTCTGTACTCGTCCTTTGTTAGGCTGACATTGTTGTTGTCAATCCTTCCACTTGGTCTATGGTTCTTGTTCTAGACTGGTACAAACTCACTGCTTCTGGTCTaatatagaaactttttaaTTACTTATTTTCGATGCCCTGTTTTTGAATTAGATGGATTTTGAATATTCTTCTAGGGTGAGATTGAAATTCTATAATGATCGGGCTTTCCCAAGCATTACATAAAGCAATTGTGTGACTACGTTATCCTCTTGAAATCTTAACTTACTTGATGTAACTTATTTATCATCATCATGTCATCCCAAAGTTGTTTAAACGTTATATATTCTCTGTTTAACCAATATGTCATCCCAAATAAAACGGGGTTTCTGTCATATGCAATGGACTGTGGATAATGAAGAACAAAAAGACTATCAATGTGGATGCGGTATTTCCTTGCATTACTTAGGAGAGGCATGGAACCCTTATTCCAGGAATATATGTTTCAAACTGGTTTTAGGCTCATTGTGACTTTATTTTGACTGTGTTCATTGTGGCTTTGGCTACAAGGACTTCATGTCATCAAGGACTTCATGATTCAAGGAGACTTTGACAAAGGAAATAGATGTATGCCCTTGCTtgctacttttttttatctcttctcAGTCTCGGCTACTTTTCCATTATCTATCCATTGCAGGGAACTTGATGCAAAAGTATATATGGTCGTACTTTCAAAAATGAGAATTTTAATCGTGAGTTCTGCTTGCTTACCCCTTTCTTCCActattcaaatttcattttatgttatttaccGAATGGATGTgcattttcatttctttaaaCCCACCTCACTCCTTTACCTTTGCTTTTCAAGATACTGTCCCCTTTCACTATGTTTAGTTTAGGGAAATGATTGCTGCTGAATTAGTTTAAGCAATATTGCAAATATGATAATACTTGTGTACAATATCTCCAGTGTCTCGGACTGGACCAGGAGCTGTTAGCATGACAAATGCTGGTCCCAACACTAACGGGAGTCAGTTTTTCATATGCACTATCAAGGTAATCATTCTTCTATACTTTTAATTCTCTGATTCTTCTGCTCAAAATCTACTAAGCTTGGGTCTATTAGACAAGTTGAGAGACCGACATTTTAATCCTTCCCCAAGTTCCATTGTTGAGCATCTTTTAGTTTCAATTAATTGATAACTGGTTTCAAAAGAACTCTTATAAGATGATtgatttttgataaaataataaacttgTCGGATGACATCGGCAGACACCGTGGCTGGATCAGAGACATGTTGTATTTGGCCAAGTTTTGGAAGGCAAGGACATTGTTAGGTTGATTGAACCACAGGACACAGATTGTGGTGGTCCTCCCTGAAAGAAGGTGGTTATCAGTGACTGGTGAGCTTCCAATTGCTTGACATGTTTTGTTTTCTCATGGCTTCTCTTTATTTCTTGCTGCTGAGGAGGAAAAGGAGCTCCTGCTTTCtcaaatttttgtttgactGTTCTAAATGAGTTCTCTACCTTCCTTATTTTCATACTAGGACCTACAAACTCTTACCACCTATTTGTATAATAGTAGAAATATAGTTGGAGTTAGTACCATATTGAGAGATTTCAAATCCTACATGGGTAGAGTATCTTTAAGTTAAGTCAAAATGCAGAAACCcttctttcaaatattttaagatGATATCCATTTGACTGTTTCTTAAATGTGGAAGGATCTAGCTTAATTGTCACTAGCACTAGTCTGCAAAATTGGAGTGTGATGACTGCCGTTGATGTTCGGGGttcatcttcctcttcttccGTTTCATGCCAAAGACAAAACTTAGAACTTCACATATCTCTCATTTTGACATTATTTGATGAATGGTGTCAGGCTTTAAGCTGTCTTACCGTACACGGCTACACgctgtataaaaaataataaagttcaGTGTTCTGAATGCTCACTCTATCACAAAATATTCTATCTTTTATCCAGTATCTATTTAACAAATTTCACTATACATACATATTACCTTGGAAACCGATTTTGTTAGTATAAGTTATtcccaaaacaaaatttaatatggTATTAGAACCTATCAACCAGGGCATCACCATTTATACATATACAAGCACCAAACCTAATAGTGCTGAGCGTGAGCGTGAGGGAATGTATTGAAAAAACCAAGTTCCACTTTGATCAAAAGATATAATTA
It encodes:
- the LOC11418463 gene encoding delta(3,5)-Delta(2,4)-dienoyl-CoA isomerase, peroxisomal; the protein is MEEKYKTLKIVDKVPKSGVLYLNLNRPLQHNALTHDFFSEFPKALYALDHNPNVNVIVLSGAGKHFCSGIDLSLLKSTADSNSVPGGESLRRQILAMQESITALERCRKPVIASIHGACIGGGIDIITACDIRVCTEDAFFSVKEVDLALAADLGTLQRLPTIVGFGNAMELALTARRFSGLEAKELGLVSRVFHSKNDLDQGVRVIAEAIATKSPIAVTGTKTVLLRSRDLTVDQGLDFVATLNSARLLSGDLPEAVTAHMQKRKPVFSKL